A window of Streptomyces sp. DG1A-41 contains these coding sequences:
- a CDS encoding class I SAM-dependent methyltransferase, translated as MPEPRETAVYTHGHHESVLRSHTWRTAANSAAYLVPSLRPHMRILDVGCGPGTITADLAALVPDGQVTGVDREPEILERARATADGRGLANVDFAVADVHAMDYPDDTFCVVHAHQVLQHVGDPVRALREMRRVVKPGGLVAVRDADYEAMTWFPASGGLDHWLDLYRRVARANGGEPDAGRRLKAWALRAGFTDVTATSGTWTFATHQERAWWSGLWADRTLASAYADRARQGGHASVAQLRAVADAWRQWGEREDGWFSVLHGEILCRKDV; from the coding sequence ATGCCGGAACCACGCGAGACCGCCGTCTACACGCACGGGCACCACGAGTCGGTGCTGCGTTCGCACACCTGGCGGACCGCCGCCAACTCGGCCGCGTACCTGGTGCCCTCGCTCCGGCCCCACATGAGGATCCTGGACGTCGGGTGCGGACCGGGCACCATCACCGCCGACCTGGCCGCGCTCGTCCCCGACGGGCAGGTCACCGGCGTCGACCGGGAGCCGGAGATCCTGGAGCGGGCGCGGGCCACGGCTGACGGGCGGGGGCTGGCCAACGTCGACTTCGCGGTCGCCGACGTGCACGCCATGGACTACCCGGACGACACGTTCTGCGTGGTGCACGCCCATCAGGTGCTCCAGCACGTGGGGGATCCGGTGCGGGCCCTGCGCGAGATGAGGCGGGTGGTGAAGCCCGGAGGGCTCGTCGCCGTGCGGGACGCGGATTACGAGGCCATGACCTGGTTTCCGGCGTCCGGGGGGCTCGACCACTGGCTGGACCTCTACCGCCGGGTCGCCCGGGCCAACGGCGGTGAGCCGGATGCCGGGCGCCGGCTGAAGGCGTGGGCGCTGCGAGCCGGGTTCACGGACGTCACGGCGACCTCCGGCACCTGGACCTTCGCCACGCATCAGGAGCGGGCCTGGTGGAGCGGGCTGTGGGCCGACCGGACGCTGGCGTCCGCGTACGCGGACCGGGCCCGGCAGGGCGGGCACGCGAGCGTGGCGCAGTTGCGGGCCGTGGCCGACGCCTGGCGGCAGTGGGGGGAGCGGGAGGACGGCTGGTTCAGCGTGCTGCACGGAGAAATTCTCTGCCGAAAGGACGTCTGA
- a CDS encoding catalase: MASAADRKQEQREAFRADDPAGGPLTTDQGVEVDHTDDSLAAGERGPTLMEDFHFREKLTRFDHERIPERVVHARGAGAYGYFEPYESCAEFTRAAFLQDPAVRTPVFVRFSTVQGPKGSADTVRDVRGFATKFYTSEGNYDLVGNNFPVFFIQDGVKFPDFVHAVKPEPHNDIPTGASAHDTLWDFVSLQPETLHAIMWLMSDRAIPRSYRMMQGFGVHTFRFVNADGKGTFVKFHWKPRLGAHSLVWDEAQECQGRDPDFNRRDLWDAIEAGEYPEWELGVQLVPEDDEFAFDFDLLDPTKIIPEEQVPVRPIGRMVLDRNPENFFAETEQVAFHTANVVPGIDFTNDPLLQARNFSYLDTQLIRLGGPNFSQLPVNRPVAPVRNNQRDGYHQSAIHSGTNYFPNSLGGGCPAHAGAGTGAYTHYAERVDGHKIRRRSPSFQDHYSQPAMFWNSMADWEKQHIVEAFRFELGKVGAMTVRARTVEHLAKVDGELAVQVARGVGVPEPSGAGAASKLASPALSLESLRGDGSIRTRQIAVLVTDGVDAEQITSVRERLAAEGAIVEALAAADGTITGSDGATYTVDRALPTVASVLYDAVLLPGGPVGTPPTAADPDAVRFVRDAYRHGKPVGALGSGVGVLSALEPEGLRLSTEFQRVVADQGVVTDTSPGPASEEFLNAFVAAIAAHRHWGREPVRR, encoded by the coding sequence ATGGCCTCTGCGGCCGACCGGAAACAGGAGCAGCGCGAGGCGTTCAGGGCGGACGATCCGGCCGGCGGGCCGCTCACCACCGACCAGGGCGTGGAGGTCGACCACACCGACGACTCCCTGGCGGCGGGCGAGCGCGGCCCGACGCTGATGGAGGACTTCCACTTCCGGGAGAAACTCACCCGCTTCGACCACGAGCGGATCCCGGAGCGGGTGGTGCACGCGCGGGGCGCGGGCGCCTACGGCTATTTCGAACCGTACGAGTCCTGCGCGGAGTTCACCCGTGCGGCGTTCCTCCAGGACCCGGCCGTGCGGACGCCCGTGTTCGTGCGGTTCTCCACCGTGCAGGGCCCGAAGGGCTCGGCGGACACGGTGCGGGACGTGCGCGGCTTCGCGACCAAGTTCTACACGTCGGAGGGGAACTACGACCTGGTCGGGAACAACTTCCCGGTCTTCTTCATCCAGGACGGCGTCAAGTTCCCCGACTTCGTGCACGCGGTGAAGCCCGAGCCGCACAACGACATCCCGACGGGCGCGTCCGCGCACGACACCCTGTGGGACTTCGTGTCGCTCCAGCCCGAGACGCTGCACGCGATCATGTGGCTGATGTCGGACCGGGCGATCCCGCGCAGCTACCGCATGATGCAGGGCTTCGGCGTGCACACCTTCCGGTTCGTGAACGCGGACGGCAAGGGCACGTTCGTGAAGTTCCACTGGAAGCCGCGACTCGGCGCGCACTCGCTGGTGTGGGACGAGGCGCAGGAGTGCCAGGGCCGCGATCCGGACTTCAACCGGCGTGACCTGTGGGACGCGATCGAGGCGGGCGAGTACCCCGAGTGGGAGCTGGGCGTGCAACTCGTGCCGGAGGACGACGAGTTCGCGTTCGACTTCGATCTGCTCGACCCGACGAAGATCATCCCGGAGGAGCAGGTGCCGGTGCGGCCGATCGGCCGGATGGTGCTGGACCGCAACCCGGAGAACTTCTTCGCGGAGACCGAGCAGGTCGCCTTCCACACGGCGAACGTCGTCCCCGGGATCGACTTCACCAACGACCCGCTGCTCCAGGCGCGGAACTTCTCCTACCTAGACACCCAGCTGATCCGGCTCGGCGGGCCCAACTTCTCGCAGCTGCCGGTGAACCGGCCGGTCGCGCCGGTGCGCAACAACCAGCGCGACGGCTATCACCAGAGCGCGATCCACTCCGGCACGAACTACTTCCCGAACTCGCTCGGCGGAGGCTGCCCGGCCCACGCGGGCGCCGGGACAGGCGCGTACACGCATTACGCCGAACGGGTGGACGGCCACAAGATCCGGCGTCGCAGTCCCAGCTTCCAGGACCACTACAGCCAGCCGGCGATGTTCTGGAACAGCATGGCGGACTGGGAGAAGCAGCACATCGTCGAGGCGTTCCGGTTCGAGCTCGGCAAGGTGGGCGCGATGACCGTGCGGGCGCGTACGGTCGAGCACCTGGCCAAGGTCGACGGGGAGCTGGCGGTGCAGGTGGCTCGGGGTGTCGGGGTGCCGGAGCCGTCCGGTGCGGGGGCTGCGTCCAAGCTGGCCTCCCCCGCGCTCAGCCTGGAGTCGCTGCGCGGGGACGGTTCGATCCGGACCCGGCAGATCGCGGTGCTCGTCACCGACGGGGTGGACGCCGAGCAAATCACCTCCGTGCGGGAGCGGCTGGCCGCCGAGGGGGCGATCGTCGAGGCGCTGGCCGCGGCGGACGGGACGATCACCGGGTCCGACGGTGCGACGTACACGGTCGACCGTGCGCTGCCGACCGTGGCGTCCGTGCTGTACGACGCCGTGCTGCTGCCCGGCGGGCCTGTCGGCACTCCGCCGACGGCGGCCGACCCGGACGCGGTGCGGTTCGTGCGGGACGCCTACCGGCACGGCAAGCCGGTGGGCGCGCTCGGCTCGGGCGTGGGCGTCCTGTCGGCCCTGGAGCCCGAGGGGCTGAGGCTGTCCACGGAGTTCCAGCGCGTGGTCGCGGACCAGGGCGTGGTGACGGACACGTCGCCGGGCCCGGCGAGCGAGGAGTTCCTGAACGCGTTCGTGGCGGCGATCGCGGCGCACCGGCACTGGGGACGGGAGCCGGTGCGACGCTGA
- a CDS encoding gas vesicle protein K, protein MTSSDQSAQNPRPRRNRLDLEPDTVERDLVKLVLTVVELLRQLMERQALRRFDVGDLSEEQEERIGLTLMLLEERMAELRDRYGLRPEDLNLDLGPLGPLLPRDGG, encoded by the coding sequence GTGACGTCGTCCGACCAGTCCGCGCAGAATCCGCGGCCGCGCCGCAACCGGCTGGACCTGGAACCCGACACCGTCGAGCGCGACCTGGTCAAACTCGTGCTCACGGTGGTGGAGTTGCTGCGCCAGCTCATGGAGCGCCAGGCGCTGCGCCGGTTCGACGTGGGGGATCTGAGCGAGGAGCAGGAGGAGCGGATCGGGCTCACGCTGATGCTGCTGGAGGAGCGGATGGCGGAACTGCGCGACCGCTACGGACTGCGGCCCGAGGACCTCAATCTGGACCTCGGGCCGCTTGGACCGCTGCTTCCCCGGGACGGGGGCTAA
- a CDS encoding Vms1/Ankzf1 family peptidyl-tRNA hydrolase, whose product MDLAFLHPLYEHPGPWASVYVDTSRHTEDTPHERQLTAQAMARQLADQGADEATCQAVRSAIDDLRHSSEPHGRALFARAGEVVLDPPLARPPQGGAWAEWAPLPRVTPLLELAGEDPVCVVAYVDRKGANFELRSALGREGAGSVTGRQWPVHRTSSVDWSERHFQLRVENTWEHNAAEIADALAVCQEETRADLLILVGDDRERRSVHERLPKRLHDLVVEAPHGTGSRLLDEDVERARAEHVARQAEGELERFRAARNPDDEGRPGAVEGVPALVEAAREHRIDELLIRPDGPDAHREVWIGEDPDQLAVRRTDLKILGEQHSWPARADDALIRSAVATDAAALAVAEREVPVGGLGALLRWK is encoded by the coding sequence ATGGATCTCGCCTTTCTGCACCCACTCTACGAACACCCCGGGCCTTGGGCCTCGGTGTACGTCGACACCTCCCGGCATACGGAGGACACCCCCCACGAGCGGCAGCTCACGGCCCAGGCGATGGCCAGGCAGCTGGCCGACCAGGGCGCGGACGAGGCGACCTGCCAGGCCGTACGGAGCGCGATCGATGACCTGCGGCACTCCTCCGAACCGCATGGCCGGGCCCTGTTCGCCCGCGCCGGCGAGGTGGTCCTCGACCCGCCGCTGGCCCGTCCACCGCAGGGGGGCGCCTGGGCCGAATGGGCCCCGCTGCCGCGTGTCACGCCGCTGCTGGAACTGGCCGGTGAGGACCCGGTGTGCGTAGTGGCGTACGTCGACCGCAAGGGCGCGAACTTCGAGCTGCGCAGCGCACTGGGCCGGGAGGGCGCCGGAAGCGTCACCGGGCGCCAGTGGCCGGTGCACCGGACGAGCTCCGTGGACTGGTCCGAGCGGCATTTCCAGCTGCGGGTGGAGAACACCTGGGAGCACAACGCCGCGGAGATCGCCGACGCGCTCGCCGTGTGCCAGGAGGAGACCCGCGCCGACCTGCTGATTCTCGTCGGTGACGACCGCGAGCGGCGGTCCGTGCACGAGCGGCTGCCCAAGCGGCTGCACGACCTCGTCGTCGAGGCGCCGCACGGCACCGGCAGCCGGCTCCTGGACGAGGACGTGGAGCGGGCTCGCGCCGAGCATGTGGCGCGGCAGGCCGAGGGGGAGCTGGAACGGTTCCGGGCCGCCCGGAACCCGGACGACGAGGGCCGCCCCGGGGCCGTGGAGGGCGTGCCCGCGCTGGTCGAGGCGGCGCGCGAGCACCGCATCGACGAGCTGCTGATCAGGCCGGACGGGCCGGACGCGCACCGCGAGGTGTGGATCGGCGAGGACCCGGACCAGCTGGCGGTGCGGCGAACGGACCTGAAGATCCTCGGCGAGCAGCACTCCTGGCCCGCCCGGGCGGACGACGCGCTGATCCGGTCGGCCGTGGCGACGGACGCGGCGGCACTGGCCGTTGCGGAGCGAGAGGTTCCGGTCGGCGGGCTCGGGGCGCTGCTCCGCTGGAAGTGA
- a CDS encoding DUF2795 domain-containing protein: protein MQRGSDRLSVHRDDEMKHELQGLLRSGHPTRSEEWHDPEPAAEDDPEVAYGPVTPSRAPTSLESVRLELARILGRRAFPASARDLARELRGHQAPDALVEALERLPRQERFGNVQELAQALVRARETGPEEYA, encoded by the coding sequence ATGCAGCGAGGCAGCGACCGGCTGAGCGTCCACCGTGACGATGAGATGAAGCATGAACTCCAGGGGCTGCTCAGGTCCGGGCACCCCACCCGCAGTGAGGAGTGGCACGACCCGGAGCCGGCCGCCGAGGACGACCCCGAGGTCGCGTACGGGCCGGTGACGCCGAGCCGTGCGCCGACGTCCCTGGAGTCGGTGCGTCTGGAGCTGGCCCGGATCCTGGGCCGCCGGGCGTTCCCCGCGAGCGCGCGCGACCTGGCCCGCGAGCTGCGCGGCCACCAGGCGCCCGACGCCCTCGTCGAGGCCCTGGAGCGGCTGCCGCGCCAGGAGCGCTTCGGCAATGTCCAGGAGCTGGCCCAGGCCCTGGTCCGGGCCCGGGAGACAGGACCGGAGGAGTACGCGTAG
- a CDS encoding gas vesicle protein, translated as MTTPSRMPDPYGHGSGANLADILERVLDKGIVIAGDIRINLLDIELLTIKLRLIVASVDKAKEMGIDWWETDPALSSRARRDELTRENAELRERLARLEELVPARAQKKEAP; from the coding sequence ATGACGACGCCCAGCAGGATGCCCGACCCCTACGGCCACGGGAGCGGCGCCAACCTCGCCGACATCCTGGAACGGGTACTCGACAAGGGCATCGTCATCGCGGGCGACATCCGCATCAACCTGCTCGACATCGAACTCCTCACCATCAAGCTGCGTTTGATCGTCGCCTCGGTGGACAAGGCGAAGGAGATGGGCATCGACTGGTGGGAGACCGACCCGGCACTGAGTTCGCGGGCCCGCCGTGATGAACTGACCCGTGAGAACGCTGAGTTGCGCGAGAGGCTGGCCCGGCTGGAGGAACTGGTGCCCGCCCGCGCGCAGAAGAAGGAGGCACCGTGA
- a CDS encoding CBS domain-containing protein — protein sequence MAELVKDVMTPGVVAVRPDASLVEAAQLMRTQNIGDVVVADGQDVIGVLTDRDITVRAVADGADPMTVSAQSVCTPDPVTVTPDDRVATAVTLMREHAVRRLPVVEHGLPVGMVSLGDLAEAEDPASALADISRAEPDARGGV from the coding sequence ATGGCCGAGTTGGTGAAGGACGTGATGACGCCGGGTGTGGTCGCCGTACGCCCGGACGCCTCGCTCGTCGAGGCGGCGCAGTTGATGCGCACCCAGAACATCGGCGACGTGGTGGTGGCCGACGGGCAGGACGTGATCGGTGTGCTCACGGACCGTGACATCACGGTGCGGGCGGTGGCCGACGGTGCCGACCCGATGACGGTGAGCGCGCAGTCGGTGTGCACGCCGGACCCGGTGACGGTGACGCCGGACGACCGGGTGGCGACCGCGGTCACGCTGATGCGCGAGCACGCGGTGCGCCGGCTGCCGGTGGTGGAGCACGGGCTGCCGGTGGGGATGGTGAGCCTCGGCGACCTGGCCGAGGCCGAGGACCCCGCGTCGGCGCTCGCGGACATCAGCCGCGCGGAGCCCGACGCCCGAGGAGGTGTGTGA
- a CDS encoding GvpL/GvpF family gas vesicle protein has translation MTGLRYVYAVCRPFGTPLQSQLTGVAGDPPRALNHHGLVAVVSHVPERDFAEEPLRAHLEDLDWLTETARAHQGVIDALTTVTTPLPLRLGTVFRDDSGVRTMIEAREEDFRRTLDRLEGRVEWGVKVYAESEPQESARPAQKAASGRDYLRQRRMQTTSHEEMWQKAESFAGRLHEKLSAFAEDSRLHPPQNPALSKATGRNVLNAAYLVPRAHSEEFVEMVDRTKDEVPGMRVELTGPWAAYSFAGETT, from the coding sequence GTGACCGGACTGCGGTACGTCTACGCCGTCTGCCGCCCCTTCGGCACGCCGCTCCAGTCCCAGTTGACGGGGGTGGCGGGCGATCCGCCCAGAGCGCTGAACCACCACGGCCTCGTCGCCGTGGTCAGCCACGTACCGGAGCGGGACTTCGCGGAGGAACCGCTCCGCGCCCATCTGGAGGACCTCGACTGGCTCACCGAGACCGCCCGCGCCCACCAGGGCGTGATCGACGCGCTCACCACCGTCACGACCCCGCTGCCGCTGCGGCTCGGCACCGTCTTCCGGGACGACAGCGGCGTACGGACGATGATCGAGGCCCGCGAAGAGGACTTCCGGCGCACCCTCGACCGGCTGGAGGGCCGGGTCGAGTGGGGCGTGAAGGTGTACGCCGAGTCCGAACCGCAGGAGAGCGCCCGGCCCGCGCAGAAGGCCGCGTCGGGCCGCGACTACCTGCGGCAGCGGCGTATGCAGACCACGTCGCACGAGGAGATGTGGCAGAAGGCGGAAAGCTTCGCGGGCCGACTGCACGAGAAACTTTCCGCATTCGCGGAGGATTCCCGGCTGCATCCCCCGCAGAACCCCGCGCTTTCCAAAGCGACCGGGCGGAACGTGCTGAACGCCGCCTATCTCGTGCCGCGCGCGCATTCCGAGGAATTCGTGGAAATGGTGGACCGCACGAAGGACGAGGTGCCCGGAATGCGCGTCGAACTCACCGGCCCCTGGGCGGCCTATTCGTTCGCCGGGGAGACCACATGA
- a CDS encoding DUF6158 family protein, with the protein MNEHDERGNTMTGVDPDRLDDQQLMKELETIHRTRHDTLLYGSNDALRAHNERMAQLEGEFLRRNPRRPVAAGRTREGARERGSGEATTPTTPGT; encoded by the coding sequence ATGAACGAACACGACGAGCGGGGCAACACCATGACCGGAGTGGATCCTGACCGGCTGGACGACCAGCAGCTCATGAAGGAGCTGGAGACCATCCACCGCACGCGCCACGACACGCTGCTCTACGGCTCGAACGACGCGCTGCGGGCCCACAACGAACGCATGGCGCAGCTCGAGGGCGAGTTCCTGCGCCGCAACCCGCGCCGCCCGGTGGCCGCGGGCCGCACTCGCGAAGGGGCCCGTGAGCGGGGCAGCGGGGAGGCGACGACTCCCACGACCCCCGGCACCTGA
- a CDS encoding ATP-binding cassette domain-containing protein: MGHLEAAHLEYYLPDGRALLGDVSFRVGEGAVVALVGPNGAGKTTLLRMLAGEIKPHGGSVTVGGGLGVMRQFVGSVRDETTVRDLLVSVATPRIREAAHAVDAAEHAIMTVDDEAAQLKYAQALADWAEARGYEAETLWDMCTTAALGIPYDKAQWRQVRTLSGGEQKRLVLEALLRGTDEVLLLDEPDNYLDVPGKRWLEERLAETRKTVLFVSHDRELLARAAQRIISLEPSPTGADAWVHGGGFATYHEARRERFARFEELRRRWDEKHAQLKKLVLNLRQAATISHELASRYQAAQTRLRKFEEAGPPPEPPREQDIRMRLKGGRTGVRAVTCERLELTGLMKPFDLEVFYGERVAVLGSNGSGKSHFLRLLAGDDVAHTGLWKLGARVVPGHFAQTHAHPELEGRTLLDILWKEYSQDRGAAMSRLRRYELTHQAEQTFDRLSGGQQARFQILLLELQGVTALLLDEPTDNLDLESAEALQEGLEAFDGTVLAVTHDRWFARSFDRYLVFGSDGRVRETPDPVWDERRVERAR, from the coding sequence ATGGGTCACCTCGAAGCCGCACACCTGGAGTACTACCTGCCTGACGGAAGGGCGCTGCTGGGTGATGTGTCGTTCCGGGTGGGGGAGGGAGCCGTCGTCGCCCTCGTGGGGCCCAACGGGGCCGGGAAGACGACCCTGCTCCGGATGCTCGCCGGTGAGATCAAGCCGCACGGCGGATCCGTCACCGTGGGCGGCGGACTCGGTGTGATGCGGCAGTTCGTCGGATCCGTACGCGACGAGACGACCGTACGGGACCTGCTCGTCTCCGTCGCCACCCCCCGCATCCGCGAGGCGGCCCACGCCGTGGATGCCGCCGAGCACGCCATCATGACCGTGGACGACGAGGCCGCCCAGCTGAAGTATGCCCAGGCCCTCGCCGACTGGGCCGAGGCCCGCGGCTACGAGGCCGAGACGCTGTGGGACATGTGCACCACGGCCGCCCTCGGCATCCCGTACGACAAGGCGCAGTGGCGACAGGTCCGCACCCTCTCCGGCGGCGAGCAGAAGCGGCTCGTTCTGGAGGCCCTGCTGCGCGGCACGGACGAGGTGCTCCTGCTCGACGAGCCCGACAACTACCTCGACGTGCCCGGCAAGCGCTGGCTGGAGGAGCGCCTCGCGGAGACCCGCAAGACCGTCCTCTTCGTCTCCCACGACCGCGAACTCCTCGCCCGCGCGGCCCAGCGCATCATCTCCCTGGAACCGAGCCCCACCGGCGCCGACGCCTGGGTGCACGGCGGCGGCTTCGCCACGTACCACGAGGCCCGCCGCGAACGCTTCGCCCGTTTCGAGGAGTTGCGCAGGCGCTGGGACGAGAAGCACGCCCAGCTGAAGAAGCTGGTGCTGAACCTGCGTCAGGCGGCGACCATCAGCCACGAGCTGGCCTCCCGCTACCAGGCCGCCCAGACCAGGCTCCGCAAGTTCGAGGAGGCCGGCCCGCCTCCGGAACCGCCCCGTGAGCAGGACATCAGGATGCGGCTCAAGGGCGGCCGCACCGGCGTCCGGGCCGTCACCTGCGAGCGCCTGGAGCTGACCGGCCTGATGAAGCCCTTCGACCTGGAGGTCTTCTACGGCGAACGCGTCGCCGTCCTCGGCTCCAACGGCTCCGGCAAGTCCCACTTCCTGCGCCTGCTCGCCGGGGACGATGTCGCGCACACGGGTCTCTGGAAGCTGGGAGCCCGGGTCGTGCCCGGCCACTTCGCGCAGACGCACGCGCACCCGGAGCTGGAGGGCCGCACGCTGCTCGACATCCTGTGGAAGGAGTACTCACAGGACCGCGGCGCGGCGATGTCGAGGCTGCGCCGCTACGAGCTGACGCATCAGGCCGAGCAGACGTTCGACCGCCTGTCCGGCGGCCAGCAGGCCCGCTTCCAGATCCTCCTCCTGGAACTCCAAGGCGTGACGGCGCTACTGCTCGACGAGCCGACCGACAACCTGGACCTGGAGTCCGCGGAGGCGCTCCAAGAGGGCCTGGAGGCCTTCGACGGCACGGTCCTCGCGGTCACGCACGACCGCTGGTTCGCCCGCTCCTTCGACCGCTACCTGGTCTTCGGCAGCGACGGCCGGGTCCGGGAGACCCCGGACCCGGTCTGGGACGAACGCCGGGTGGAACGAGCGCGGTAG
- a CDS encoding hydrophobic protein, protein MVPILLVLLLALVLFGAGFAVEVLWWIALAVLVVWLLGFFVRGTSATGGRGRWYRW, encoded by the coding sequence ATGGTTCCCATCCTGCTGGTGCTGCTTCTGGCGTTGGTTCTGTTCGGCGCCGGATTCGCAGTAGAGGTGCTCTGGTGGATCGCGTTGGCGGTTCTCGTTGTGTGGCTGCTGGGATTCTTCGTCCGTGGTACGTCGGCGACCGGAGGCAGGGGCCGGTGGTACAGGTGGTGA
- a CDS encoding type 1 glutamine amidotransferase domain-containing protein, with protein sequence MRIAFLVAPEGVEQVELTDPWQAVKDAGHLPVLVSTKQGEIQAFHHLDKADTFPVDEVVGETAPGSYGALVLPGGVANPDFLRMDDKAVAFVRDFFEQGRPVAAICHAPWTLVEADVVRGRVLTSWPSLQTDIRNAGGTWVDEQVKVCDHGANKLVTSRKPDDLKAFCETFLDVFAEEAA encoded by the coding sequence ATGCGTATCGCATTTCTGGTGGCGCCCGAGGGCGTCGAGCAGGTCGAGCTGACCGATCCGTGGCAGGCCGTGAAGGACGCCGGGCACTTGCCCGTGCTGGTGTCGACGAAGCAGGGGGAGATCCAGGCGTTCCACCACCTCGACAAGGCGGACACCTTCCCCGTGGACGAGGTCGTGGGCGAGACCGCGCCGGGCTCGTACGGCGCCCTGGTGCTGCCGGGCGGCGTGGCCAACCCGGACTTCCTGCGGATGGACGACAAGGCCGTCGCGTTCGTCCGGGACTTCTTCGAGCAGGGCCGCCCCGTGGCCGCGATCTGCCACGCGCCGTGGACGCTGGTCGAGGCGGACGTCGTACGCGGGCGTGTGCTGACCTCCTGGCCGAGCCTGCAGACCGACATCCGCAACGCGGGCGGCACCTGGGTCGACGAGCAGGTGAAGGTCTGTGACCACGGTGCCAACAAGCTGGTCACCAGCCGTAAGCCGGACGACCTGAAGGCGTTCTGCGAGACCTTCCTCGACGTCTTCGCCGAGGAGGCCGCCTGA
- a CDS encoding gas vesicle protein, whose product MTVVERREVALVDLLDRLLAGGVVITGDITLRIADVDLVRIDLNALISSVNAQVSSPFEELL is encoded by the coding sequence GTGACCGTAGTGGAACGCCGTGAGGTCGCCCTCGTGGACCTGCTCGACCGGCTGCTCGCCGGCGGGGTCGTGATCACGGGGGACATCACGCTCCGCATCGCCGACGTCGACCTCGTCCGTATCGACCTCAACGCGCTCATCAGCTCGGTGAACGCTCAGGTGTCTTCCCCGTTCGAGGAGTTGCTGTGA
- a CDS encoding diguanylate cyclase — MGDVDVGDATTRYLLYGLLPSWFVPGVADWVMHRRTRIEETAGTKESLIHSLMMAEVGIPIALTLRYEVNPLLLSVQLGGAAVHEATALWDVRTAVESEREVKPLEQHIHSFLESLPFGALASLMCLHADQVKSLLRGGRGDPDAWRLVPRRRPLSRGYLAGIAAAIGTCVLLPYGEELLRCVRTSRGNRKKDENARSDAARWSAARSGKGR; from the coding sequence GTGGGGGACGTCGACGTCGGTGACGCCACGACCCGCTACCTGCTGTACGGGCTGCTGCCCAGCTGGTTCGTGCCCGGGGTGGCCGACTGGGTGATGCACCGGCGGACCCGTATCGAGGAGACCGCGGGCACCAAGGAGTCGTTGATCCACTCGCTGATGATGGCCGAGGTCGGCATCCCGATCGCGCTGACGCTGCGCTACGAGGTGAACCCGCTGCTGCTGAGCGTGCAGCTGGGCGGGGCCGCGGTGCACGAGGCGACGGCACTGTGGGACGTCCGTACGGCCGTCGAGAGCGAGCGGGAGGTCAAGCCGCTCGAGCAGCACATCCACAGCTTTCTGGAGTCGCTGCCGTTCGGGGCACTGGCCTCCCTGATGTGCCTGCACGCCGACCAGGTGAAGTCGCTGTTGCGCGGCGGCCGCGGGGACCCCGACGCCTGGCGGCTGGTGCCGCGCCGGCGGCCGTTGTCGCGCGGCTATCTGGCGGGCATCGCCGCGGCGATCGGCACGTGCGTGCTGCTGCCGTACGGCGAGGAGTTGCTGCGGTGCGTGCGCACGAGCCGCGGGAACCGCAAGAAGGACGAGAACGCGAGGAGCGACGCGGCGCGCTGGAGCGCCGCCCGCTCCGGGAAAGGACGTTGA